The Microbacterium sp. zg-Y1090 sequence GTCAAGATCACCGGCGGCCTGCTCGTCGGATTCACCTCCAACTGACGCGCCCGGGCGCGACTCGGTTTCGTGAAACCGGGTCGCGTCGGGTAAAGTCTTGGAGGTTGCCGATGAGAAATCGCGGCAGACGGGGCTATAGCTCAGGCGGTTAGAGCGCTTCACTGATAATGAAGAGGTCCCAGGTTCAAGTCCTGGTAGCCCCACAACACAGCCCCGGGGCCTTAGCTCAGTTGGTAGAGCGCCTGCTTTGCAAGCAGGATGTCAGGAGTTCGAATCTCCTAGGCTCCACAGTCGGACAGAACCCCGGAATCCCCGTGATTCCGGGGTTCTCTGCATCAGTGCGTGCGGGGCGGGCGACACCGGCCGTTCTCAGCGCCAGGAGCGTTCCGCCAAAGACGACCCGTCGCAGCTTCCCGCACAGCCCACCCCCGCCATGTGAGCGGCGACTCACACGGCCGATCGAGAGATGCTCGATCCCCCGCGGCGGCTGCCCTGCTCTCGCGCCGGTAGAGTCACGGGATGGAGTTGCGCGTCGCGGCCTACGCCGTCATCACCGACGATGAGGAGCGGCTGCTGCTGGCGCACTGGAACGACAAGGGCCGTTCGGGGTGGACCATGCCCGGTGGCGGGATGGAGCCGGGGGAGGACCCCGTGCAGACCGTGCGTCGGGAGGTGCGGGAGGAGACCGGCTACCGGGTCGAGGTCGGCGACCTGCTCGGCATCCACTCCCGTGTGATCCCGGTGGGCAGACGGCTGACCGAGGCCACGGAGCCGCTGCACACGCTGCGCATCGTCTACCGCGCGCGGGTGACCGGCGGCCGGTTGCGCGATGAGGTCGACGGCTCCACCGACCGGGCCGAGTGGTTCGATCTCGCCGGCGTGGGGCTGCTGCAGCGGGTCAAGCTCGTCGACATCGCCCTGAAGATGGCGGGTCTCAGTTGAGGGATGCCGGCTCTTCGGCGGAGATGTCGGCCACAGTGGCCCCGTAGGCGGCGATGAGGGCGTCGGCGTCGACGAACAGGCTGTACCCGGGCGCACCGGCGCCCATCGCGATGCGCGTGCCGACGATGCGCTCGTCGGCATACACGGGCCAGTCCACGGTGCTGCCGATCGGCACGATGGTGCCGCGTTCATAACCGGTGGCTGCCAGCGCGTCGTCCGCGTCGGGCAGGCGCAGCTTGTTCACGCCCACGACCGCGCGCAGCTTCGGCCAGGAGATCACCCGGTCCCCGGGGACGAGTGCGAACAGGTAGCTGCCGTCGCTGCGCTTGACCACGAGCGTCTTCACGATGTCGCGTGGTTGCAGCCCCAGCAGGGCCGCGGCCTCGGCGAGGCTCCGCGCTGCCGGACGCTCCCGGAAAGACACCTCGAGCCCGCGCGCCTGTGCGGCGTCGCGGGCTCGAGAAAGGGCGTCGGGTTCGACGGTCACGCGTCGGGGGCGCTCAGCGGGTCGTCCGCCACCCACAGCTCGTCGTCGGCGCGCAGCGTCTGCCACGCGGCGTAGATGACGCCGGCAGCGGTGGCGGCACCCAGGATGAGGGCGATGACGCTGCCGGCACCCATGCGCTTCTTCGGCTCGGGCGCGACGACGGAGATCTTCTTGGCGATCTTCTTCGCGGCGTCCTTTCCGTACTTGTCGGCTTTCTTGGAGTACTTCGCCACATCGGGGGCGGCGAACCCACGGCCGGCGGCCACACGGGCACGCGTGTCGTTCGCGGCATCCCACACCGACATCGCGGAGCCGACGACGGCGCCCGCGGCCGGGACGACCTTGTCGTTCAGCACCGTGCGGGAGACCTTGGCGGCCTTCGTGACGTACGGTGCGGCGTAGTGGCTGTAGGTGTCGTTGATGACGGGCATGACCCGCTCACGGTTGTAGTGGCCGAGCTGACGCCCGGCTTCCTTTGCGACGTTGGCCGCTTCACCGACGAGCACCTGCTGCGTTTCCCACAGCGTGTTGGCCTGCTTCTGGAGCTTGCGGAGTTCCTTCTTGCGCTTGCGGCTGAGGCTCACGAGGTGGCCCTCCCTTATCGCTCGGAGACGTTTCTCCTTATCTTGCCAGACCTGTCCAGGCGCGGGAGGGGTTGCGCATAACTCTGCGAGAATGTTAGGTATGGCACTCCCCACCGCGGTCGCGACCCTGCACACCAACCACGGCGACATCGTCGTCAATCTCTTCGGAGACCACGCACCCCGCACGGTGCAGAACTTCATCGGACTGGCCGACGGCACCGGAGCGTGGAC is a genomic window containing:
- a CDS encoding aminoacyl-tRNA deacylase; the encoded protein is MTVEPDALSRARDAAQARGLEVSFRERPAARSLAEAAALLGLQPRDIVKTLVVKRSDGSYLFALVPGDRVISWPKLRAVVGVNKLRLPDADDALAATGYERGTIVPIGSTVDWPVYADERIVGTRIAMGAGAPGYSLFVDADALIAAYGATVADISAEEPASLN
- a CDS encoding DNA helicase codes for the protein MSLSRKRKKELRKLQKQANTLWETQQVLVGEAANVAKEAGRQLGHYNRERVMPVINDTYSHYAAPYVTKAAKVSRTVLNDKVVPAAGAVVGSAMSVWDAANDTRARVAAGRGFAAPDVAKYSKKADKYGKDAAKKIAKKISVVAPEPKKRMGAGSVIALILGAATAAGVIYAAWQTLRADDELWVADDPLSAPDA
- a CDS encoding NUDIX hydrolase encodes the protein MELRVAAYAVITDDEERLLLAHWNDKGRSGWTMPGGGMEPGEDPVQTVRREVREETGYRVEVGDLLGIHSRVIPVGRRLTEATEPLHTLRIVYRARVTGGRLRDEVDGSTDRAEWFDLAGVGLLQRVKLVDIALKMAGLS